One segment of Vagococcus martis DNA contains the following:
- the cbpA gene encoding cyclic di-AMP binding protein CbpA, giving the protein MLIESVCIPKRLLTTVSETCTLEDALNILEESGFRCVPVLDETGKFFRGNIYKMHIYRHKSNGGDMSLPVTHLIKNATKFIHLNSSFFKIFFTIKELPYIAVLDANDQFYGILTHSSLLGILSQSWNVKEGRFALTIASTGRKGDLANMTKVISKYSDIASCITLDVGRDEYIRRTIITLPADTDKETCDLIIKALEKKDFFVAQVEDLQQPLS; this is encoded by the coding sequence ATGTTAATTGAATCAGTCTGTATCCCAAAAAGATTACTAACAACAGTTAGTGAAACTTGTACGCTAGAAGATGCGTTGAATATCTTAGAAGAGTCTGGTTTCCGTTGCGTCCCTGTACTTGACGAAACAGGAAAATTCTTTAGAGGAAATATCTATAAAATGCATATATATCGTCACAAATCAAATGGTGGAGATATGAGTTTACCTGTCACACATTTGATTAAAAATGCGACAAAATTTATTCATTTGAATTCATCTTTCTTCAAAATCTTTTTTACAATTAAAGAGTTACCATACATCGCTGTTTTAGATGCAAACGATCAATTTTACGGCATTCTAACACACAGTAGTTTATTAGGTATCTTATCTCAGTCATGGAACGTTAAAGAAGGACGCTTCGCATTAACGATTGCTTCTACTGGTCGCAAAGGTGACTTGGCAAACATGACAAAAGTTATTTCGAAATACTCTGATATTGCAAGTTGTATCACACTTGATGTTGGTCGTGACGAGTACATCCGTCGTACAATTATCACACTACCAGCTGACACTGATAAAGAAACATGTGATTTAATCATCAAAGCACTAGAGAAAAAAGATTTCTTTGTTGCTCAAGTTGAAGATTTACAACAGCCTTTAAGCTAA